A region from the Spirochaetota bacterium genome encodes:
- a CDS encoding EamA family transporter, protein MMITVAFIYSITSSISKLGIIYSSPTFFAASYFTLLALILSIMLFRKYNLRKILKKELLLIGILYSIMIIFHMMAIKIIFVSYMISIKRTSLLFSIIFGVLIFQEKGLREKIIGGILMILGIMVISFWG, encoded by the coding sequence ATGATGATAACCGTGGCCTTTATATATAGCATTACCTCAAGTATTAGCAAACTGGGTATAATCTATTCAAGTCCAACATTCTTTGCTGCAAGCTATTTTACTCTGTTAGCCCTTATACTCTCAATTATGCTATTTAGAAAGTATAATTTAAGGAAAATCCTTAAAAAGGAACTATTGCTAATTGGCATATTGTATAGCATTATGATAATTTTTCACATGATGGCTATTAAGATTATATTTGTAAGCTATATGATATCGATAAAGAGAACTAGCCTGTTATTCAGTATAATCTTTGGTGTATTGATCTTTCAGGAAAAGGGATTAAGAGAAAAAATAATAGGAGGAATACTTATGATATTAGGGATAATGGTTATCAGCTTCTGGGGTTAA
- a CDS encoding flippase: MNYFIVFLGQSSSKLLMFLVYLLLPALISVEEYGVFSYSLSLCFIFSQPFIEFGLDPIVTKYVSRGKYQIINNAFLLRGKTTIIGIIVLFISALIFDAQFGIIAIISTYIIFFSFSNLIFAYFRGREKFIYESLLLPLFKASIIILILVFSKLILINDRYTGAIPFAISSLLLFISALIFFLKEYKTESDKDDKRIIEGISILKEGGFLFFSTLMWMIYFRIDSVMLGIMTDASDVGIYSLSYRLYEGSVIVPSAIMIVIFPKISYINKVDLQNYFHKGIVILFILSIFTFLALFFLGEIIIKHLYDIDFSQSIGVLKILSFSIFAVFPAHLSTQLLIARDKGILFLIVAIFGALLNICLNYCLIPEMRSMGAAFATVATEIMVLLISLGLSEWIIKRG; this comes from the coding sequence TTGAACTATTTCATTGTATTCCTCGGGCAATCTTCCTCGAAGCTTCTAATGTTTCTGGTCTATTTGCTCCTTCCTGCTTTAATTAGCGTTGAAGAATATGGAGTCTTCTCTTATTCTCTCTCACTATGTTTTATATTCTCACAACCCTTTATTGAATTCGGATTGGATCCAATTGTTACCAAATATGTAAGTCGAGGGAAATATCAAATAATAAACAATGCTTTCCTGTTAAGAGGTAAGACAACTATTATAGGAATAATAGTATTATTTATTTCTGCACTTATCTTTGATGCGCAATTCGGGATCATTGCTATAATCTCTACATATATCATCTTTTTCTCCTTTTCTAACTTGATATTTGCGTACTTTAGGGGAAGGGAGAAGTTTATTTATGAATCTTTACTGCTGCCATTATTTAAAGCTAGCATTATTATTTTAATACTTGTATTCTCAAAGTTAATATTAATAAATGATCGATACACTGGAGCAATCCCTTTTGCAATATCTTCCCTTTTATTATTCATCTCTGCATTAATATTTTTTTTAAAAGAGTACAAGACTGAGAGCGACAAAGACGATAAAAGAATTATTGAGGGGATATCTATATTGAAGGAGGGTGGGTTTCTCTTCTTCAGCACACTTATGTGGATGATATATTTTAGGATTGATTCTGTGATGCTTGGAATAATGACAGATGCGAGTGATGTAGGCATATACAGCCTCTCATATCGATTATATGAGGGTAGTGTTATTGTACCATCTGCTATTATGATCGTTATCTTTCCAAAGATATCCTACATAAATAAAGTGGATTTACAGAATTATTTCCACAAGGGTATAGTTATTCTATTTATATTATCAATATTTACATTCTTAGCGCTCTTCTTTTTGGGTGAGATTATTATAAAACACCTTTATGATATAGATTTCTCCCAGTCGATTGGTGTTCTAAAAATCCTTTCCTTTTCAATATTTGCTGTGTTCCCAGCTCATCTCTCTACACAGTTATTGATTGCCAGAGATAAGGGCATCCTTTTTTTGATAGTTGCCATATTTGGTGCATTATTGAATATATGCTTGAATTATTGTTTAATTCCTGAGATGAGATCCATGGGCGCTGCTTTTGCGACTGTTGCTACAGAGATTATGGTATTACTTATAAGCTTAGGATTATCAGAATGGATAATAAAAAGAGGATAA
- a CDS encoding glycosyltransferase family 1 protein: MDNKKRIIINATCASKKSTGVGIFTQELVSRLVAINPERFFIFCVHNFLNGFENMKLISDSCSPDNGPSGHRKRILWSQTLLPSEYKLRRGGLLFTTLPEAPISVKNKIVVVHDIIPAKFPQIQTKMTYYYLYVVPWILKTSRHLVFDSENTRKDVLEYYKIKNIPNSVIYAGFNKGLFKPIKGGFIKKKYGFDRYFFYVGDMRPYKNLNSAIQAFSRASLEEDILFVVAGKRDDRYFPEIQRVVQQKNLAERVIFCDYVPQEDLPHFYNDAIALFFPSKYEGFGLPPLEAMATGSPVITTRMASIPEVCGEAALYVNPDDIDDMASALERLAGDSSLREYYIQASLKRSSLFGWEKTASEYMNLLIGLADEI, translated from the coding sequence ATGGATAATAAAAAGAGGATAATAATAAATGCCACATGTGCCAGTAAAAAATCTACAGGAGTGGGAATCTTTACTCAGGAGTTAGTTTCGAGGTTGGTTGCCATCAATCCTGAAAGGTTTTTCATTTTCTGTGTGCATAATTTTTTAAACGGATTTGAGAATATGAAGTTAATCTCTGATTCTTGCTCACCTGATAATGGACCAAGTGGGCATCGTAAGAGGATATTATGGTCTCAAACTCTATTACCCTCTGAATATAAGCTGAGAAGAGGAGGACTTTTATTTACTACATTACCTGAAGCCCCAATTAGCGTAAAGAACAAGATCGTTGTTGTACATGATATTATTCCAGCAAAATTTCCACAAATACAGACGAAAATGACATACTACTATCTCTACGTTGTCCCTTGGATATTGAAAACCTCCAGGCATCTTGTATTTGATTCAGAAAATACACGAAAGGATGTGCTTGAATATTATAAGATTAAAAATATACCCAATTCCGTTATTTATGCGGGTTTTAACAAAGGTCTATTCAAACCAATCAAGGGGGGCTTTATAAAGAAGAAATATGGTTTTGACAGATATTTTTTCTATGTTGGTGATATGAGGCCATATAAGAATTTGAATTCTGCTATCCAAGCCTTCTCTCGGGCATCTTTAGAGGAGGATATTCTTTTTGTCGTTGCAGGTAAAAGGGATGATAGATACTTTCCAGAAATACAGAGGGTTGTACAGCAAAAGAATCTTGCTGAAAGGGTTATCTTTTGTGATTATGTTCCGCAGGAGGACCTCCCTCATTTCTATAATGATGCAATAGCGCTCTTTTTCCCATCTAAATATGAGGGTTTCGGGCTTCCTCCCCTTGAGGCAATGGCAACCGGGTCTCCTGTTATTACTACCAGGATGGCGTCGATACCTGAGGTTTGCGGGGAAGCCGCTCTATACGTTAATCCTGATGATATTGATGATATGGCTTCTGCTTTAGAGAGACTTGCAGGAGACAGCTCTTTGAGGGAGTATTATATTCAAGCATCATTAAAGAGATCCTCTCTCTTTGGATGGGAGAAGACAGCCAGTGAATATATGAATCTGTTGATCGGACTTGCTGATGAAATATAA
- a CDS encoding glycosyltransferase family 4 protein: MKYKTAIVHEWLVNFAGSESVLEEIYKLYPSPIYTLIADKHAVGNSGISEAEIFTSFIQRLPFAKKKYRSYLPLYPMAIENFDITDYDIILSSSHAVAKGVLKRSDQLHICYCYTPMRYIWDIYHQYLRDSNLTKGLKSMIAKSFLHYLRLWDIASTNRVDYFIADSYYVANRIKSIYRRDAEVIYPPVDIDSFELTEKKDDFYLTASRLVSYKKIDLIVEAFSRMKDKKLVVIGDGPQYNKIKRIATKNIEIIGHQPLYKLKGYMQNARAFIFAALEDFGIMPVEAQASGTPVIAYARGGACETVINNETGLFFNDQSAEAIIEAVNEFERIEHELDSKKIRGNALRFNRESFVKNYKNFVDKAIDEFYHSNLDNLSHHRFIEK; the protein is encoded by the coding sequence ATGAAATATAAGACAGCGATAGTACATGAATGGCTCGTTAATTTTGCCGGCTCTGAAAGCGTCCTTGAGGAGATATACAAGCTTTATCCATCTCCAATATATACCCTTATTGCAGATAAACATGCTGTTGGGAATTCCGGTATTTCTGAAGCAGAGATATTTACATCCTTTATTCAGAGATTGCCATTTGCCAAAAAAAAATACAGGTCATACCTGCCCCTATATCCCATGGCCATTGAAAACTTTGATATAACAGATTATGATATAATACTTTCAAGCTCTCATGCAGTTGCAAAGGGTGTATTAAAGAGATCTGATCAGCTTCATATCTGCTATTGCTATACACCTATGCGATATATATGGGATATCTATCATCAATACCTTAGGGATTCGAATTTAACAAAGGGATTAAAGTCAATGATAGCAAAGTCATTTTTACACTATCTTCGCTTATGGGACATCGCATCTACCAATCGTGTGGATTATTTCATTGCCGATTCCTATTATGTCGCTAACAGGATTAAGAGTATTTATAGAAGGGATGCTGAGGTAATTTATCCACCCGTGGATATAGATTCATTCGAATTAACTGAAAAAAAAGATGATTTTTATCTAACAGCTTCGAGGCTGGTCTCCTATAAAAAGATTGATCTGATTGTGGAGGCTTTTAGCCGGATGAAAGATAAAAAATTGGTGGTGATTGGCGATGGCCCACAATATAATAAAATAAAAAGAATAGCCACTAAGAATATCGAGATTATTGGACATCAACCATTATATAAGCTGAAGGGATACATGCAGAATGCGAGAGCATTTATCTTCGCAGCCTTAGAGGATTTCGGGATTATGCCAGTAGAGGCTCAAGCCTCAGGCACTCCAGTGATAGCATATGCTAGGGGAGGCGCATGCGAGACAGTTATAAATAATGAAACGGGTTTATTCTTTAATGATCAAAGTGCTGAAGCGATTATTGAAGCTGTTAATGAGTTTGAGAGAATTGAACATGAATTAGACTCGAAAAAAATAAGAGGGAATGCTTTAAGATTCAATAGGGAGAGCTTTGTTAAAAATTATAAAAATTTTGTTGATAAAGCGATAGATGAGTTTTATCACTCTAATTTAGATAATCTATCTCATCATAGATTTATTGAAAAATGA
- the wbaP gene encoding undecaprenyl-phosphate galactose phosphotransferase WbaP, with amino-acid sequence MIRHRAKIYTKSIIGKLILLAGDLSILILSFFIAYNLRGIVYDMGLLSIPNVPIVYFYQYWYLFLIHLFFLYIFKIYNIRFSIWNEAREILKAITIATVFVFFILALLKISEQVSRFIIIFISIISIICIPALKSFLKFVLYRLGLWQADALIISNQNEGVDPYCQNLRDNWYIGYRPAYVITPYLIGNTSLIEYLTNERLQSIIKEYNIVLPILYKIDKDDFYKVFIKLDIFFDEIKLLPDMHSLFVNNITIEDGGRNFLLNINNNLLRFHNRLIQYVFNKIFSIIIFILVFPLLIFIGIAILIDSRGPMLYKAKRIGYKGRDFYIYKFRTMYKDADRNLDELLNSNHDLKKEFEESFKIKDDPRITSIGRILRKTSLDELPQLLNVLKGEMNLVGPRPIVSKERNKYNDAFYELIKVKPGITGLWQISGRNNVDYNKRIQLDLFFIKNWSLWMDVTILVKTFFVVIRGEGAY; translated from the coding sequence ATGATCAGACATAGAGCAAAGATATATACAAAAAGCATAATAGGCAAATTGATATTATTAGCTGGGGATCTGTCTATTCTTATATTATCTTTTTTCATTGCTTATAATCTAAGAGGGATAGTATACGATATGGGACTACTATCCATCCCCAATGTGCCAATAGTTTATTTTTATCAATATTGGTATCTATTCTTAATACACTTATTCTTTTTATATATATTTAAAATATATAATATCCGATTCTCCATCTGGAATGAGGCAAGAGAGATATTAAAGGCGATCACCATTGCAACAGTATTTGTGTTCTTCATCCTTGCATTACTAAAGATTTCTGAACAGGTTTCCAGATTTATAATAATCTTTATTAGTATAATCTCAATAATATGTATTCCTGCATTGAAGTCTTTCCTGAAATTTGTGTTATATAGACTCGGTCTTTGGCAGGCTGATGCTCTCATTATTTCAAATCAGAATGAAGGAGTTGATCCTTATTGCCAGAACCTAAGAGATAATTGGTATATAGGTTACAGACCGGCATATGTAATTACACCCTATTTAATAGGAAACACTTCTTTGATCGAATACCTTACTAATGAAAGATTGCAGAGTATTATTAAAGAATATAATATTGTTCTACCAATCCTATATAAGATTGATAAAGATGATTTCTATAAAGTATTTATTAAGTTGGATATCTTCTTTGATGAAATCAAATTGTTGCCGGATATGCATTCTCTTTTTGTAAATAATATAACTATAGAGGATGGCGGTAGAAATTTTCTTCTTAACATTAATAATAATCTGTTAAGATTTCATAACAGGCTCATTCAGTATGTATTCAATAAAATATTTAGTATAATTATTTTTATATTAGTTTTTCCATTATTGATCTTCATTGGCATTGCGATACTAATTGATTCTAGGGGCCCGATGCTTTATAAAGCAAAAAGGATCGGATATAAGGGTAGGGATTTTTATATCTATAAATTCAGGACTATGTATAAGGATGCTGATAGAAACCTAGATGAACTTCTAAATTCTAATCATGATTTAAAAAAGGAATTTGAAGAGTCCTTTAAGATCAAGGATGATCCCAGAATAACAAGTATTGGAAGAATTTTGCGAAAAACATCGCTTGATGAATTGCCACAACTTTTAAATGTATTGAAGGGTGAAATGAATCTAGTTGGCCCCAGGCCGATCGTGAGTAAGGAGCGCAACAAATACAATGATGCATTTTATGAACTTATTAAGGTAAAGCCAGGCATTACTGGATTGTGGCAAATAAGCGGCCGCAATAATGTGGACTACAATAAAAGGATTCAGCTAGATCTGTTTTTTATTAAAAACTGGTCTCTGTGGATGGATGTAACAATTTTGGTTAAAACCTTTTTCGTTGTAATTAGAGGAGAGGGCGCTTATTGA
- a CDS encoding O-antigen ligase family protein, whose protein sequence is MFKSTKHSMPYRVSYLFLLVFIITSGISITISQASLLVSLIAWIYGLSRREDDIEYYKSGIEKYIVSFVFISIALAFFSSSVFDNLLYLRDFWLISVFVLISSLIKTRDDIVKIIRLLIFVAIFQSLAGMVGYATDINFLNTFKHGTGYHNSHLSMGYLVGFLGHHLTYGGYMMMLTIPLVYLSFIKKGEGDHRISAILVRISSVISMVALVLSWSRSAIIALPFAVFPIFFIHRKAFLIVFTLFVGLTLMIFSFFGPAKNILKNLNNVSSQIRIQIWSNAFKVWQKNPIVGAGGGNYCGEFKRVVQDNPKENHIFQLYFPTIVTHAHNDYLNQLARKGIIGLIAFLYMLYGILRYMIIKVRSLTNEGWLKYLFWGLFGSYCSFLIASMFQCYYTDEENLALFWFAIGLITSIVKVIELEKGKGFIA, encoded by the coding sequence ATGTTTAAATCTACCAAACACTCCATGCCATACAGGGTCTCCTATCTCTTCTTGCTTGTGTTCATAATCACATCAGGAATATCGATTACAATCTCACAAGCCTCGCTTTTGGTTTCACTTATTGCATGGATATATGGTCTTTCCAGGAGGGAGGATGATATTGAGTATTATAAGAGTGGGATTGAAAAATACATAGTCTCCTTTGTATTTATATCAATAGCGCTGGCATTTTTTTCTTCATCAGTTTTTGACAATCTGCTTTATCTAAGGGATTTTTGGTTGATATCTGTCTTTGTGTTAATCTCTTCGTTAATAAAAACCAGAGATGACATTGTAAAAATTATTCGCTTGTTGATCTTTGTTGCCATCTTCCAATCCCTAGCTGGCATGGTGGGATATGCAACGGATATAAATTTTCTGAATACCTTCAAGCATGGAACAGGTTATCATAACTCTCATCTCAGCATGGGATATTTAGTAGGATTTCTGGGGCATCATCTAACCTATGGTGGTTATATGATGATGCTGACAATTCCATTGGTTTATCTCTCCTTTATAAAAAAGGGTGAAGGAGATCATCGAATATCAGCCATCTTAGTGAGAATTTCATCAGTTATCTCTATGGTTGCCTTGGTTCTATCATGGTCTAGATCCGCGATAATCGCTCTGCCCTTTGCGGTTTTCCCAATATTTTTCATACATAGAAAGGCGTTTTTAATAGTATTCACCTTGTTTGTGGGATTAACCCTAATGATTTTCTCTTTTTTCGGCCCAGCAAAAAATATTCTGAAAAATTTGAATAATGTTAGTTCACAAATACGAATACAAATTTGGAGTAACGCATTTAAAGTATGGCAGAAAAATCCCATTGTTGGAGCTGGTGGTGGTAATTATTGCGGTGAGTTTAAAAGGGTTGTTCAGGATAATCCGAAGGAAAATCACATTTTTCAATTATACTTCCCGACGATTGTAACCCACGCTCATAATGATTATCTTAATCAACTGGCAAGAAAGGGAATAATTGGATTAATAGCTTTTCTCTATATGCTCTACGGCATCCTTAGGTATATGATTATTAAAGTGAGGTCTTTGACAAACGAAGGGTGGCTAAAATATCTCTTTTGGGGTTTGTTCGGCTCCTATTGTAGTTTTTTGATAGCCTCTATGTTTCAATGCTATTATACGGATGAAGAGAATCTGGCGCTTTTTTGGTTTGCCATTGGTCTAATAACTTCCATCGTCAAGGTTATAGAGCTTGAGAAAGGGAAGGGGTTCATAGCTTAA
- a CDS encoding class I SAM-dependent methyltransferase, with amino-acid sequence MNNCPICEENGNISFVRMHYNYEILFCPDCNLQFSNPMKDPGKSFYESSSIYENRSRCTTLSMPLNDWRYQTFFKLCNPEPHQTLLDIGCGDGEFLSLIRRSGLKVFGIEIDERAVKIARDTYKLEDVECGKWEDLYDTGWRDLDIITIYDVLEHVSSPLSLIQAIFELLSPGGKICLSVPRFDRYPRIFDTVTDFPPHHFTLWSHKSLNTILSKTGFKEVKIIEKPLTSTDFLIHIFWRVKRITKKLRSNSMGNKNTSSQEMKKPSTPTKTATALRMVKRTVVLLLSNIDWIFRMFNIGRGHTLLAVAIKPDQRQYNK; translated from the coding sequence ATGAACAATTGTCCTATATGCGAAGAAAATGGAAATATCTCTTTTGTAAGAATGCACTATAATTATGAGATATTATTCTGCCCTGATTGTAATTTGCAGTTTTCGAATCCAATGAAAGACCCAGGCAAATCCTTTTACGAAAGTTCCTCCATTTATGAGAATCGGTCAAGATGTACCACCCTATCAATGCCTCTTAATGACTGGAGATATCAGACCTTTTTCAAACTATGCAATCCTGAGCCACATCAAACCCTATTGGATATTGGTTGTGGCGATGGCGAATTCTTATCCCTAATTCGTAGAAGTGGACTCAAAGTATTTGGAATTGAGATTGATGAAAGAGCAGTAAAAATAGCCAGGGATACATATAAGCTTGAGGACGTCGAGTGTGGCAAATGGGAAGATCTCTATGATACCGGATGGAGGGATTTGGATATAATAACCATCTATGACGTGCTTGAACATGTCTCATCCCCATTATCCCTGATACAGGCAATTTTCGAATTGCTCTCCCCTGGCGGGAAAATATGCCTTAGTGTTCCCAGATTTGATCGTTATCCGCGAATCTTTGATACTGTGACAGACTTCCCTCCTCATCATTTCACCCTCTGGTCACATAAATCACTAAATACTATTCTATCAAAGACCGGTTTTAAAGAAGTAAAAATAATCGAAAAACCCCTAACATCAACTGACTTTCTAATACATATCTTCTGGAGGGTAAAGAGAATCACTAAAAAATTAAGAAGCAATAGTATGGGAAATAAAAATACCTCATCTCAGGAAATGAAAAAACCTTCAACTCCCACAAAGACTGCCACAGCATTGAGGATGGTTAAACGAACAGTTGTTCTTCTATTATCTAACATAGATTGGATTTTCAGAATGTTCAACATTGGACGAGGTCATACATTACTAGCAGTGGCGATAAAGCCTGATCAAAGGCAGTATAATAAATAG
- a CDS encoding homoserine dehydrogenase, with the protein MKIVNVGLIGFGTIGSGVYQLLESNRYLLSKRSGIDVRLKAICDLRKEEIRRDVKDIQITDDWKDIISNKEIDTVVELIGGIEPAKSIILESLKNNKNVVTANKKLLAEDGNEIFDIAGKCGCQLGFEASVGGGIPCIISLKNGLVANRVMGIMGILNGTCNYILSRMEDDGLPFDAALKDAQRMGFAEADPTFDIEGFDSGHKIAILSMLAYNKRIDYNSISIEGITKIKEIDIAYAKEMGYVIRLLGLSRLEAGDEVDIRVHPTMLPFKHPLASVRSEYNAVMFIGDMTGPVSLYGKGAGGLPTASAVVSDIIQIAQGGIGSAAAINISKDLKYLSFQKRVSRYYMRLNTLDRPGILSKISGVLARNNISIASVIQKAIDTRYVPLVIMTHKAPEEGIMLSVKEINDFDFIDGSVTLIRVEDSFSVGDSDEQ; encoded by the coding sequence ATGAAGATAGTTAATGTTGGATTGATCGGATTTGGTACGATTGGCAGCGGTGTGTATCAACTCTTAGAAAGCAACAGATATCTCCTAAGCAAGAGAAGTGGGATTGATGTTAGATTGAAGGCAATCTGTGATCTTAGGAAGGAGGAGATCAGAAGGGATGTAAAGGATATTCAGATAACAGATGACTGGAAAGATATAATCTCAAACAAAGAGATTGATACTGTTGTTGAACTTATCGGTGGCATTGAACCTGCGAAGTCCATAATTCTTGAATCACTGAAAAATAACAAGAATGTTGTTACTGCAAATAAAAAGCTATTAGCAGAAGATGGAAACGAAATATTTGATATTGCTGGGAAATGTGGGTGTCAGCTTGGTTTTGAGGCCTCGGTGGGGGGCGGAATACCCTGCATTATTTCTTTAAAGAATGGACTTGTTGCGAATAGGGTAATGGGGATCATGGGAATATTAAATGGCACATGCAATTATATCTTATCAAGGATGGAGGATGATGGGCTTCCCTTTGATGCAGCCCTGAAGGATGCTCAGCGGATGGGATTTGCGGAGGCTGATCCTACTTTCGATATTGAGGGTTTTGATTCTGGTCATAAGATAGCTATATTATCGATGCTGGCTTACAATAAGAGAATTGATTATAATTCGATATCTATTGAGGGTATAACCAAGATTAAAGAGATTGATATAGCTTATGCAAAAGAGATGGGTTATGTAATAAGGCTTCTTGGTCTTAGCAGGTTAGAGGCGGGCGATGAAGTGGATATCAGGGTTCATCCAACAATGTTACCCTTTAAACACCCGCTTGCTTCTGTTAGGAGTGAATATAATGCTGTTATGTTTATTGGCGATATGACAGGTCCAGTTAGTCTTTATGGGAAGGGTGCTGGTGGTCTGCCAACAGCTTCTGCTGTGGTTAGTGATATTATTCAGATTGCACAGGGAGGGATAGGGAGCGCTGCGGCGATCAATATTTCCAAGGATCTTAAATATTTATCTTTTCAGAAAAGAGTGTCCAGGTATTATATGAGACTCAACACTCTGGATAGACCGGGAATACTCTCGAAGATCTCCGGTGTTTTAGCGAGAAATAATATATCTATTGCCTCAGTAATACAAAAGGCAATTGATACGAGATATGTCCCCTTAGTGATTATGACTCATAAAGCACCTGAGGAAGGAATAATGCTCTCTGTCAAGGAGATTAATGATTTTGATTTTATTGATGGTAGTGTTACCCTAATTAGGGTAGAAGATTCATTCAGTGTTGGAGATTCTGATGAGCAATAG
- the thrC gene encoding threonine synthase produces MSNRNYSAVFRCISGCDEEYSLEEIVYKCKRCGNLLEVAHDLEKLNDRSSREWKALFDSRIGTTWWPYGSGVWGKKEWVCPSIDNDSIVSMFEGNTNLFWAKRLGEMLGMDELWVKMCGNSHTGSFKDLGMTVLVSVVNQMIKHGKNIDAVACASTGDTSAALSAYCAYAGIPSIVFLPSNKISTAQLVQPMANGSIVLSLDTDFDGCMKIVQDVTRSYNIYLANSMNSLRIEGQKSVSIEMVQQFDWEVPDVIVIPGGNLGNVAALGNGFKMMRKLKLIQRIPRIVLAQAEKANPLYLSYKKGFKDFDPIVPEKTLASAIQIGNPVSVQKAISTLKYFNGIVEHASEEELANAAAMADRTGLYSCPHTGVALAVLIKLLEKQLISKNDRTIIISTAHGLKFSEFKIAYHESSLDGINSRYANKPIELEADSDRVIEIIERELKERF; encoded by the coding sequence ATGAGCAATAGAAATTATAGCGCAGTCTTCCGTTGCATATCTGGATGTGATGAAGAATACTCTCTTGAGGAGATAGTATATAAATGTAAGAGATGCGGAAACCTGCTTGAAGTAGCACATGATCTTGAAAAATTGAATGACAGGTCATCGAGGGAGTGGAAGGCGCTTTTCGATAGCAGGATTGGCACTACATGGTGGCCTTATGGCAGTGGAGTATGGGGTAAAAAGGAATGGGTATGTCCTTCTATTGATAATGATAGTATCGTTTCAATGTTTGAGGGTAATACCAATCTCTTCTGGGCAAAGAGATTGGGAGAGATGCTGGGGATGGATGAACTCTGGGTAAAGATGTGCGGGAATAGTCATACCGGCTCATTCAAGGATTTGGGTATGACTGTCCTTGTGTCCGTTGTTAACCAGATGATTAAGCATGGCAAGAATATTGACGCTGTGGCCTGTGCCTCCACAGGGGATACCTCTGCTGCCCTTTCAGCTTATTGCGCCTATGCTGGTATCCCTTCGATTGTATTTTTACCAAGTAATAAGATATCAACCGCTCAACTTGTACAACCCATGGCAAATGGGTCAATTGTGTTGTCCCTTGATACGGATTTTGATGGGTGTATGAAGATAGTTCAGGATGTTACCAGAAGCTATAATATCTATCTTGCAAATTCAATGAATTCCCTTAGGATCGAGGGGCAAAAATCTGTTTCAATTGAGATGGTGCAACAATTCGATTGGGAGGTTCCAGATGTTATAGTTATTCCGGGTGGCAATTTAGGGAATGTGGCTGCCCTTGGGAATGGATTTAAGATGATGAGAAAGCTCAAACTCATCCAGAGGATTCCACGAATTGTGCTAGCCCAAGCTGAGAAGGCAAATCCATTATATCTTTCATATAAAAAGGGTTTTAAGGATTTTGATCCAATAGTACCTGAGAAGACCCTTGCATCAGCAATACAGATAGGTAATCCTGTATCTGTACAAAAGGCTATCAGCACGCTAAAGTATTTTAATGGAATAGTAGAACATGCCAGTGAGGAAGAACTCGCTAATGCCGCTGCTATGGCTGATAGAACAGGATTATACTCATGTCCTCATACAGGAGTAGCCCTTGCAGTACTTATAAAGCTATTAGAGAAGCAACTTATATCGAAGAATGATCGCACAATCATTATCTCTACTGCTCATGGATTAAAATTTTCTGAATTTAAGATAGCCTATCACGAATCCAGTCTTGATGGAATAAATAGCAGGTATGCCAATAAACCCATTGAGCTTGAGGCTGATTCAGATAGAGTTATTGAGATTATAGAGAGGGAACTTAAAGAAAGGTTCTAA